Proteins from one Roseovarius nanhaiticus genomic window:
- the trkA gene encoding Trk system potassium transporter TrkA codes for MKVIICGAGQVGWQIARHLSGENNDVTVVDNNPDLVRRATDTLDVQGLCGFASYPDILERAGARDADMIIAATHSDEVNMVTCQVAHSVFAISRKIARLRSQSYLDAIYSDLYRRDHMPIDVVISPEREVAEAALQRLAAPAAFDTEKFMGGHAQLMGLRLDDDCPVVNTPLRQLSDLFSTLRVVVLAVRRDGRLFAPEAGDQLFVGDECYVFAPNEDIPRTLEVFGKKAHKQERVVVLGGGNVGLAVATALEAKGRGIRAKVIERDRRIAERAADALERTIVLNGDALDRTILTEAGIGKADAVLCVTDDDKTNLLAAVRAKSEGCPFAIALINDPTLIPLLEPIGVDAYINPRATTVSSILRHIRHGRVRGVYSIGDAEAEVIEAQVMSTSSIAGSMIRDIDFPEGVLVGAVQKGGKILKPTGALRIDEGDVIVIFAMAADVERVEQLLQVSIDFF; via the coding sequence ATGAAGGTCATTATTTGCGGCGCGGGGCAGGTCGGCTGGCAGATCGCGCGGCACCTCTCGGGCGAGAATAACGATGTGACGGTTGTGGACAACAACCCCGATCTGGTGCGCCGCGCCACCGATACGCTGGACGTGCAGGGCCTGTGCGGCTTTGCGAGCTATCCGGACATTCTCGAGCGGGCGGGCGCGCGCGATGCGGATATGATCATTGCGGCGACGCATTCGGATGAGGTCAACATGGTGACCTGCCAGGTCGCCCATTCGGTCTTCGCCATCAGCCGCAAGATCGCGCGACTGCGCAGCCAATCCTATCTGGATGCGATCTATTCCGACCTCTACCGGCGCGACCACATGCCCATCGACGTCGTCATCAGCCCCGAACGGGAGGTGGCCGAGGCCGCGCTGCAACGCCTTGCCGCACCTGCCGCCTTTGATACCGAGAAATTCATGGGCGGGCACGCGCAGCTGATGGGCCTGCGCCTCGACGATGATTGTCCGGTCGTCAACACGCCGCTGCGCCAGCTTTCCGATCTGTTCTCGACCCTGCGGGTCGTCGTTCTGGCGGTGCGCCGCGATGGGCGGCTCTTTGCGCCGGAGGCGGGCGATCAGCTCTTTGTCGGGGATGAATGCTATGTCTTTGCCCCGAACGAGGATATCCCGCGCACGCTCGAAGTCTTCGGCAAGAAGGCCCACAAGCAGGAACGTGTTGTGGTGTTGGGCGGCGGTAATGTCGGCCTTGCCGTGGCCACGGCGCTCGAGGCGAAAGGGCGCGGCATTCGCGCCAAGGTGATCGAGCGCGATCGCCGCATCGCCGAGCGGGCCGCCGACGCGCTGGAGCGGACCATCGTTCTGAATGGCGACGCACTGGACCGGACCATCCTGACCGAGGCAGGCATCGGCAAGGCCGACGCGGTCCTTTGCGTAACCGACGACGACAAGACGAACCTTCTCGCGGCCGTGCGCGCCAAGTCCGAGGGCTGTCCCTTTGCCATTGCGCTGATCAACGATCCCACGCTCATCCCGCTGCTAGAGCCGATCGGCGTCGACGCCTATATCAACCCGCGCGCCACCACGGTCAGCAGCATCCTGCGCCATATCCGGCACGGGCGCGTGCGCGGCGTCTATTCCATCGGCGACGCCGAGGCCGAGGTGATCGAGGCACAGGTGATGTCCACCTCATCCATAGCGGGCAGCATGATCCGCGACATCGATTTTCCCGAAGGGGTTCTGGTGGGCGCCGTGCAGAAGGGGGGCAAGATCCTGAAACCGACCGGCGCGCTGCGCATCGACGAGGGCGATGTGATCGTGATTTTCGCCATGGCCGCGGATGTCGAGCGGGTGGAGCAGTTGCTTCAGGTCTCGATCGACTTCTTCTAA
- a CDS encoding TrkH family potassium uptake protein, with the protein MSRRPRLLRQSPLARMPLILILGAIASAAMFVPALHALAQGNHTVSRSFGYSGALGLVVIGLIALAMGGNARREASDLDNLMSLSLAFIALPVFLAIPFYEGLRTTTFLNAYFEMVSSITTTGATLFDKPGRLTGSLHLWRGMVGWMGGLLMWIAASAILAPLNLGGFEVTATAEPGQGDDQQGRFQRAGSGRRVWQVTSALAPIYIGLTGALWLFLAIGGDRPLVALIHAMSTMATSGISPIGGVERAGSGIGGEVVIFFFMMFALSRLTFSADTVTSARPGLHNDPEFRLGMLIVLGVPLLLFSRHWIGAASADQVEDIPQALSALWGGMFSVASFVTTTGFESAHWDIARDWSGLGTPGLILMGAALIGGGVATTAGGVKLLRVYALYLNGQREMERLVHPNSVGRAGARSRRMRRQGAFVAWIFFMLFAMTLALVTVVLAALGLEFEQAIILAIAALSTTGPLTQIAGEVPIALNLMAPGAKLVVCAAMVLGRLETLAIIALISPSLWRD; encoded by the coding sequence ATGAGCCGTCGCCCCCGTCTCTTGCGGCAATCGCCGCTGGCCCGGATGCCGCTGATCCTAATTCTTGGCGCCATTGCCTCTGCCGCGATGTTCGTGCCTGCATTGCATGCGCTGGCACAGGGCAATCATACCGTGTCACGCAGTTTCGGCTACTCGGGCGCGCTGGGACTCGTGGTGATCGGACTGATCGCGTTGGCGATGGGTGGCAATGCGCGGCGTGAGGCCAGTGATCTGGACAACCTGATGTCGCTCAGCCTGGCCTTCATCGCGCTGCCTGTCTTCCTTGCCATCCCGTTCTACGAGGGATTGCGCACGACCACGTTTCTTAACGCCTATTTCGAGATGGTGTCGTCCATCACCACCACCGGGGCCACGCTGTTCGACAAGCCGGGGCGCCTGACCGGCAGCCTGCATCTGTGGCGCGGCATGGTGGGTTGGATGGGCGGCCTTTTGATGTGGATCGCGGCCTCCGCCATCCTCGCGCCGCTTAACCTCGGGGGGTTCGAGGTGACGGCCACGGCCGAGCCGGGGCAGGGCGACGATCAGCAGGGGCGCTTCCAGCGCGCGGGCTCGGGCCGGCGGGTCTGGCAGGTGACCTCGGCGCTGGCGCCCATTTATATCGGGCTGACCGGCGCGCTGTGGCTGTTTCTGGCCATCGGCGGCGACCGCCCGCTTGTGGCACTGATCCATGCCATGTCCACAATGGCGACCAGCGGCATTTCCCCAATTGGCGGGGTCGAGCGCGCGGGCTCGGGCATCGGCGGCGAGGTTGTGATCTTTTTCTTCATGATGTTCGCCCTGTCGCGCCTGACCTTCTCCGCCGACACCGTTACCTCGGCCCGTCCAGGCCTGCATAACGATCCCGAGTTTCGCCTCGGCATGCTGATCGTGCTGGGTGTGCCCCTGCTTCTCTTCTCGCGGCACTGGATCGGCGCGGCCAGTGCGGATCAGGTTGAGGATATTCCCCAGGCGCTGAGTGCGCTTTGGGGCGGCATGTTCAGCGTTGCGTCCTTTGTCACCACGACCGGCTTTGAAAGTGCGCATTGGGACATCGCGCGCGACTGGTCGGGTCTTGGCACGCCAGGGCTGATCCTGATGGGCGCCGCCCTGATCGGCGGCGGTGTCGCCACCACGGCGGGCGGGGTCAAGCTTTTGCGGGTCTATGCCCTGTACCTCAATGGCCAGCGCGAGATGGAGCGTCTGGTCCATCCCAACTCGGTCGGGCGGGCAGGCGCGCGCAGCCGCCGGATGCGGCGGCAGGGTGCGTTCGTCGCCTGGATCTTCTTCATGCTTTTCGCCATGACGCTGGCGTTGGTGACGGTCGTTCTGGCCGCGCTGGGGCTGGAATTCGAGCAGGCGATCATTCTCGCCATCGCGGCGCTTTCGACCACGGGGCCGCTGACCCAGATCGCGGGTGAGGTGCCCATCGCGCTCAACCTCATGGCGCCGGGGGCCAAGCTGGTCGTCTGCGCCGCGATGGTGCTGGGGCGGCTCGAGACTCTGGCAATCATCGCGCTCATCAGCCCCAGCCTCTGGCGCGACTGA
- the hfq gene encoding RNA chaperone Hfq, whose amino-acid sequence MATDRQNLQDAFLNQVRKTKTPVTVFLINGVKLQGVITWFDNFCILLRRDGQSQLVYKHAVSTIMPSQPISLYDGDDAA is encoded by the coding sequence ATGGCAACTGACCGTCAGAACCTGCAGGACGCTTTTCTCAATCAGGTGCGCAAGACCAAGACTCCGGTGACGGTGTTCCTTATCAACGGCGTGAAATTGCAGGGTGTCATCACCTGGTTCGACAATTTCTGCATTCTTCTGCGCCGCGACGGTCAATCCCAGCTGGTCTACAAACATGCGGTTTCGACCATCATGCCGTCGCAGCCCATCAGCCTTTATGACGGTGATGATGCGGCCTGA
- the hflX gene encoding GTPase HflX encodes MIDDDEFELRPDADGSYDTRTRDTRAWVVHPDIWKSGGNARKPELALEEAEALGHALPGLEVLGGTVVRLPKVHPGKLFGKGKIAELKAHFAAHEIELVLIDGPVTPVQQRNLEKEWGVKILDRTGLILEIFSDRAATREGVLQVEMAALSYQRTRLVRAWTHLERQRGGLGFVGGPGETQIEADRRAIDMQLVRLRRQLDKVAKTRTLHRAARAKVPFPIIALVGYTNAGKSTLFNHLTGAEVMAKDMLFATLDPTMRRIALPGGGPEVILSDTVGFISDLPTELVAAFRATLEEVLSADIICHVRDISHPETEAQKSDVEAILESLKVSADVPRIEIWNKIDLMPADERAALINIAERTEGVQALSAITGEGMEALISRISVMVMGDARVEQIELSYAEGRKRAWLHEQGVIEDEAQGEEGYQLTLRWTPRQRAEFDALK; translated from the coding sequence ATGATTGACGACGACGAGTTCGAGCTGCGTCCCGACGCGGATGGCAGCTATGACACGCGTACCCGCGACACCCGCGCATGGGTGGTGCATCCCGATATCTGGAAATCCGGCGGCAATGCCCGCAAGCCTGAATTGGCGCTGGAAGAAGCCGAGGCACTCGGTCACGCGCTTCCGGGGCTAGAGGTGCTGGGCGGCACCGTCGTGCGTCTGCCCAAGGTCCATCCCGGCAAGCTTTTCGGCAAGGGCAAGATCGCGGAGCTGAAAGCGCATTTCGCCGCGCATGAGATTGAGCTGGTGCTGATCGACGGGCCGGTCACGCCGGTTCAGCAGCGCAATCTTGAAAAAGAGTGGGGCGTCAAGATCCTTGATCGTACCGGCCTCATTCTCGAGATCTTCAGCGACCGCGCCGCAACCCGCGAGGGCGTGCTTCAGGTGGAAATGGCCGCACTCAGCTATCAGCGCACGCGCCTTGTCCGCGCCTGGACTCACCTCGAGCGCCAGCGCGGCGGCCTTGGCTTTGTCGGCGGCCCCGGCGAGACGCAGATCGAGGCGGACCGCCGCGCGATCGACATGCAACTGGTGCGCCTGCGCCGCCAACTGGACAAGGTTGCCAAGACGCGCACGCTGCACCGTGCGGCGCGGGCCAAGGTGCCGTTTCCGATCATCGCGCTGGTCGGCTACACCAATGCCGGGAAATCGACGCTGTTCAACCATCTGACGGGCGCCGAGGTGATGGCCAAGGACATGCTGTTCGCCACGCTCGATCCGACGATGCGGCGCATCGCGCTGCCCGGCGGCGGGCCGGAGGTCATTCTCAGCGACACGGTGGGTTTCATCAGCGATCTGCCGACCGAACTGGTCGCCGCCTTCCGCGCCACGCTGGAGGAGGTGCTGAGCGCCGATATCATCTGCCATGTGCGCGACATCTCGCACCCCGAGACCGAGGCGCAGAAGAGCGATGTCGAAGCCATCCTCGAAAGCCTCAAGGTCAGTGCGGACGTGCCGCGTATCGAGATCTGGAACAAGATCGATTTGATGCCCGCCGACGAGCGCGCCGCGCTGATCAACATCGCCGAGCGAACCGAGGGGGTTCAAGCGCTCAGCGCCATCACCGGCGAGGGGATGGAGGCGCTTATCAGCCGGATCAGCGTGATGGTCATGGGCGATGCGCGCGTCGAACAGATCGAGCTGAGCTATGCCGAGGGCCGCAAGCGCGCTTGGTTGCACGAGCAGGGCGTGATCGAGGACGAGGCGCAAGGCGAGGAGGGCTATCAGCTGACCCTCCGTTGGACGCCGCGTCAGCGCGCTGAATTCGACGCGTTGAAATAG
- a CDS encoding penicillin acylase family protein: MALMFKWLLRIAGTLVVLAVLAALGLYFLLSRSLPDYDQTLTVPSLSAPVEIVRDNANVPHIFGQSEEDVFQALGYAHAQDRLWQMTILRRSAQGRLSEVFGQRSLAIDQLLRRFDIYGAARRSLQWQDPATRAALNAYARGVNARLSEINDSALGRGAPEMFLFNAPIAPWVPADSIAIIKLMAVQLSPHLQNEVLRARTSLALDDPERLKDIMPDAPGSGIAALPKYASYFEPGDLPRFAEVPRLPRDPLSPIAPANLSGASNAFAAAPARSASGGTLLANDPHLGLTAPSIWYLARLELASGGVIGATIPGVPLVLSGRSDRLGWGITSAYLDDLDVHIERINPDNPNQYKTPDGWAEFETRRSIITIAGETPVTLTLRRTENGPVLPGSQYGLGTITPPGHVASVAWTALSPRDTTMSAGIALMRASSIEEALAAGENFVAPAQILTVVDEGRIAMKLVGAMPRRSAAHDTEGRLPSRGWLPQNRWQGRYPYSANPEFVDPPGGILGNTNNKIVDRPFPSHVSHLWGDTQRIHRWQRLMQGREVHTRDSFVEAQLDTVSFTARSLLPLIGADLWFTGESAPEGTPQRLRQRALELLAEWNGEMNEHRPEPLIYAAWLRALGQRLIQDELGPLADEFTHTDPVFVERVFRDVDGASAWCDVKQSSPVETCTDISRLALDDALVWITDRYGTALESLRWGDAHQAAQDHPVLGTVPGLRYFVNIRQSTGGGDHTLQRGRTSGTGDAPFTNVHAAGYRGVYDFADPGSSVFIVSTGQSGHFLSRHYDDLAQLWRRGEYIPMSLDPELARAGAVGITVLTPQGE, encoded by the coding sequence ATGGCACTGATGTTCAAATGGCTGTTGCGGATCGCGGGTACACTGGTGGTACTGGCCGTGCTGGCCGCGCTTGGTCTTTACTTCCTGCTGTCGCGCTCCCTGCCCGATTACGATCAGACACTGACCGTGCCCAGTCTCTCGGCCCCGGTCGAGATCGTGCGCGACAATGCCAATGTGCCCCATATCTTCGGCCAATCCGAAGAGGATGTGTTTCAGGCGCTGGGATATGCCCATGCACAGGACCGGCTCTGGCAGATGACCATCCTGCGGCGCAGCGCGCAGGGGCGCCTGTCCGAGGTTTTCGGGCAGCGCAGCCTGGCCATCGACCAGCTGCTCCGCCGCTTTGACATCTACGGCGCCGCGCGTCGCTCGCTCCAGTGGCAGGATCCCGCCACGCGCGCCGCGCTCAATGCCTATGCGCGCGGCGTCAACGCGCGGCTCAGTGAAATCAACGACAGCGCCCTCGGCCGTGGCGCGCCCGAGATGTTTCTTTTCAACGCGCCCATCGCGCCTTGGGTGCCTGCCGATTCCATCGCCATCATAAAGCTGATGGCGGTCCAGCTGTCGCCGCATCTGCAAAACGAGGTTTTGCGCGCGCGCACCTCGCTGGCCCTGGACGATCCCGAGCGGCTCAAGGACATCATGCCCGACGCGCCCGGCAGCGGGATTGCCGCACTGCCGAAATACGCCTCGTATTTCGAGCCCGGCGATTTACCGCGCTTTGCCGAGGTGCCCCGCCTGCCCCGTGATCCGCTGTCGCCCATCGCGCCGGCCAACCTTTCAGGTGCGTCCAATGCCTTCGCCGCCGCACCTGCGCGCTCGGCCTCGGGCGGCACGCTTCTGGCGAACGATCCGCATCTTGGTCTGACCGCGCCCTCGATCTGGTATCTGGCCCGGCTCGAGCTGGCCTCGGGCGGTGTGATCGGCGCCACGATCCCGGGTGTGCCGCTGGTCCTCTCGGGGCGCAGCGACCGGCTGGGATGGGGCATTACCTCGGCCTATCTGGACGATCTCGACGTGCATATCGAGAGGATCAATCCCGACAATCCAAACCAATACAAAACACCGGACGGCTGGGCCGAATTCGAGACGCGTCGCAGCATCATCACCATCGCGGGCGAGACGCCTGTGACGCTGACCCTGCGGCGCACCGAGAACGGCCCGGTGCTGCCCGGCTCGCAATACGGGCTTGGCACCATCACGCCGCCGGGCCATGTCGCCAGCGTCGCCTGGACCGCGCTCAGTCCGCGCGACACCACGATGAGCGCCGGGATCGCCCTGATGCGCGCCAGCAGCATCGAAGAGGCGCTGGCCGCGGGCGAGAATTTCGTGGCACCCGCGCAGATCCTGACCGTTGTGGACGAGGGGCGCATCGCGATGAAGCTGGTCGGCGCCATGCCCCGGCGCAGTGCGGCGCACGACACCGAAGGGCGCCTGCCCAGCCGCGGCTGGTTGCCGCAGAACCGCTGGCAAGGGCGCTATCCCTATTCGGCCAATCCCGAATTCGTCGACCCGCCGGGCGGCATCCTGGGCAATACGAACAACAAGATCGTCGACCGCCCCTTTCCCAGCCATGTCAGCCACCTCTGGGGCGACACGCAGCGCATCCACCGCTGGCAGCGCCTGATGCAGGGCCGCGAGGTGCACACGCGCGACAGTTTTGTCGAAGCGCAGCTGGACACGGTCAGCTTCACCGCCCGCTCACTCTTGCCTCTGATCGGGGCCGATCTGTGGTTCACAGGCGAAAGTGCGCCTGAAGGCACGCCACAGCGCCTGCGCCAGCGCGCGCTTGAATTGCTGGCCGAGTGGAATGGTGAGATGAACGAGCACCGCCCCGAACCGCTGATCTATGCCGCATGGCTGCGCGCACTGGGTCAGCGTCTGATCCAGGACGAATTGGGGCCGCTTGCGGACGAGTTCACCCATACCGATCCCGTCTTTGTCGAGCGTGTCTTTCGAGATGTCGACGGCGCATCAGCCTGGTGCGACGTCAAGCAATCCAGCCCGGTCGAGACCTGCACCGACATATCACGCCTCGCGCTGGATGATGCGCTGGTCTGGATAACGGATCGCTACGGCACTGCTCTGGAATCGCTGCGCTGGGGCGACGCGCATCAGGCGGCGCAGGACCATCCTGTTCTGGGCACGGTACCCGGCCTGCGCTATTTCGTGAACATCCGCCAATCCACCGGCGGCGGCGATCACACGCTCCAGCGCGGGCGCACATCGGGCACCGGAGACGCGCCCTTCACCAATGTTCATGCAGCGGGCTATCGCGGGGTCTATGATTTTGCGGATCCCGGCAGCAGCGTCTTTATCGTGTCCACGGGGCAATCGGGCCATTTCCTCAGCCGCCATTATGACGATCTGGCGCAGCTCTGGCGGCGCGGCGAATACATCCCGATGTCGCTGGATCCGGAGCTGGCCCGCGCCGGGGCAGTGGGAATCACGGTACTGACGCCCCAGGGCGAATAA
- a CDS encoding NAD(P)-dependent oxidoreductase has translation MPRTCRLKAEGIVRKDAQDNGRARQCERKERRMAKLAFLGLGVMGYPMAGHLAAADHEVCVYNRTTSKAEAWVAQHDGAFATAPREAAEGADFVMACVGNDDDLREVCLGPDGAFAGMAKGATFVDHTTVSAAVTAELYAAANEAGIAFVDAPVSGGQAGAENGQLSIMCGGDQPAYDAAEPIMQIYAKLCRRIGASGAGQMTKMCNQIAIAGLVQGLSEALHFAEKAGLDGASVVEVISQGAAGSWQMANRSETMLDGHFDHGFAVDWMRKDLGICLKTADENGASLPVTALVDQFYKDVQKMGGGRWDTSSLIARLRQMG, from the coding sequence GTGCCGCGCACTTGCCGCCTCAAGGCCGAGGGGATAGTCAGAAAGGACGCACAAGACAATGGCCGCGCAAGGCAATGTGAACGTAAGGAGAGACGAATGGCAAAGCTGGCATTTCTGGGCCTCGGGGTGATGGGCTATCCGATGGCGGGCCATCTGGCCGCGGCCGATCACGAGGTTTGCGTCTATAATCGCACCACCTCCAAGGCCGAGGCTTGGGTTGCCCAGCATGACGGGGCGTTTGCGACAGCGCCGCGCGAGGCGGCCGAAGGCGCCGATTTTGTCATGGCCTGCGTCGGCAACGACGACGATCTGCGAGAGGTGTGCCTGGGGCCGGACGGCGCCTTTGCGGGGATGGCCAAGGGCGCAACATTCGTCGATCATACCACCGTTTCCGCCGCCGTGACGGCCGAGCTATACGCCGCCGCCAACGAGGCCGGGATTGCCTTTGTCGATGCGCCTGTCTCGGGCGGGCAGGCGGGCGCGGAAAACGGCCAACTTTCGATCATGTGCGGCGGCGATCAGCCGGCCTATGATGCGGCCGAGCCGATCATGCAGATCTATGCCAAGCTCTGCCGCCGGATCGGCGCCTCGGGTGCGGGCCAGATGACCAAGATGTGCAATCAGATCGCCATTGCCGGACTGGTGCAGGGCTTGAGCGAGGCACTGCATTTCGCCGAGAAGGCGGGGCTCGACGGCGCATCGGTAGTCGAGGTGATCAGCCAGGGTGCTGCAGGCAGCTGGCAGATGGCCAACCGCTCGGAGACGATGCTGGACGGGCATTTCGACCACGGATTCGCGGTGGACTGGATGCGCAAGGATCTGGGAATCTGCCTCAAGACCGCCGATGAGAACGGCGCGTCGCTGCCGGTCACGGCGCTGGTAGATCAGTTCTACAAGGATGTGCAGAAAATGGGTGGCGGGCGCTGGGACACATCCAGCCTGATTGCGCGGCTGCGCCAGATGGGCTGA
- a CDS encoding LysM peptidoglycan-binding domain-containing protein produces the protein MSSHLRPHFRAHRAAARRPRLAVLLAGSCALALSACGDTMDLDMRGPIGGLDTAGAARTATANRPQPDARGIISYPGYQVAVARRGDTLSSLAQRIGTDATALASYNGIQPGDPLRAGEVIALPGRVAEPAGGPIRPGDGDITQIAGAAIENASSSQIETSSLSPAATTAQSGVEPVRHKVARGETAYTIARLYNVSIRSLAEWNGLGSDFAVREGQFLIIPVALPGERTATFDASDVPVTTQPPGAGTPTPEPPSAATPLPEEDTVPAATAAATTPKEAPDLGQQQTTASAPKARMSYPVVGDIVRPYSKGKNDGIDIAASPGTAVKAADGGTVAAITKDTKGTPIIVVKHANNLLTVYSNVDNVAVKTGDSVSRGQTLAKIPSTGAAAVHFEVRNGFDSLDPIPYLTE, from the coding sequence ATGAGCAGCCATTTGCGCCCCCATTTTCGTGCACATCGCGCCGCCGCCCGGCGCCCGCGCCTCGCCGTGCTTCTGGCAGGCTCCTGCGCGCTGGCGCTCTCGGCCTGCGGCGACACCATGGATCTCGATATGCGTGGCCCCATCGGTGGGCTCGACACCGCCGGCGCAGCACGCACCGCGACGGCGAACCGGCCGCAGCCCGACGCGCGCGGCATCATCTCGTATCCCGGCTACCAGGTCGCCGTGGCGCGCCGCGGCGACACGCTTTCCAGCCTCGCACAGCGCATCGGCACCGACGCCACCGCGCTGGCCAGCTATAATGGCATTCAGCCGGGCGATCCATTGCGCGCCGGCGAGGTGATCGCCCTACCCGGCCGCGTGGCCGAGCCGGCCGGCGGCCCCATCCGACCCGGCGATGGCGACATCACCCAGATCGCGGGCGCCGCGATCGAGAATGCCTCCTCCAGCCAGATCGAAACCAGCAGCCTGTCGCCCGCCGCCACCACCGCCCAAAGCGGGGTAGAACCGGTGCGCCACAAGGTTGCGCGCGGCGAGACGGCTTATACCATCGCACGGCTCTACAATGTCTCGATCCGCAGCCTGGCGGAATGGAACGGCCTTGGCTCCGACTTCGCGGTGCGCGAGGGCCAGTTCCTGATCATACCCGTTGCCCTTCCGGGCGAGCGGACCGCCACCTTCGACGCCAGCGATGTGCCGGTCACCACGCAGCCACCCGGCGCCGGGACCCCTACGCCAGAGCCTCCCAGCGCGGCGACGCCGTTGCCCGAGGAGGACACCGTGCCCGCCGCAACCGCTGCGGCAACGACGCCCAAGGAGGCGCCTGACCTTGGACAGCAACAGACGACTGCCTCGGCGCCCAAGGCGCGAATGAGCTATCCGGTGGTCGGCGACATCGTGCGCCCTTATTCCAAGGGCAAGAATGACGGCATTGATATCGCGGCCAGCCCCGGGACCGCCGTCAAGGCTGCCGATGGCGGCACGGTCGCCGCGATTACCAAAGACACCAAGGGCACGCCGATCATCGTCGTCAAACATGCGAATAATCTGCTGACCGTCTATTCCAATGTCGACAATGTCGCGGTCAAGACAGGCGACAGCGTCAGCCGCGGGCAGACGTTGGCCAAAATTCCGTCGACCGGGGCCGCCGCCGTCCATTTCGAAGTACGCAACGGGTTCGACAGTCTCGATCCGATCCCCTATCTGACCGAGTAA
- a CDS encoding protein-L-isoaspartate(D-aspartate) O-methyltransferase: protein MMDADDDPAERKMQFLFALRSKGITDNRVLDAMERIDRGPFIRGYFADRAYEDMPLPIACGQTISQPSVVGLMTQALKLTGRDKVLEVGTGSGYQAAILSLLARRVYTVDRHRRLVQEAMQIFSALDLTNITALTADGSFGLPDQAPFDRILVTAAAEDPPGPLLAQLKVGGIMVVPVGQSDTVQRLIRVTRLERGFDYDELRPVRFVPLIEGLGRDTA, encoded by the coding sequence ATGATGGACGCGGACGACGACCCAGCCGAACGCAAGATGCAGTTCCTCTTCGCGCTGCGCTCGAAGGGGATCACCGACAATCGCGTGCTCGATGCAATGGAACGGATCGATCGCGGCCCGTTTATCCGCGGCTATTTCGCCGACCGCGCCTATGAGGACATGCCCCTGCCCATAGCGTGCGGGCAGACGATCAGCCAGCCTTCCGTGGTCGGGCTGATGACCCAGGCGCTCAAGCTCACCGGGCGCGACAAGGTGCTGGAGGTGGGCACCGGCTCGGGCTATCAGGCCGCGATCCTCAGCCTTCTGGCCCGGCGCGTCTACACGGTGGACCGCCATCGCCGCCTGGTGCAGGAGGCGATGCAGATCTTCTCGGCGCTCGATCTGACCAATATCACGGCGCTCACCGCGGATGGCAGTTTCGGCCTGCCCGATCAGGCGCCTTTCGACCGTATTCTGGTGACGGCGGCGGCCGAGGATCCGCCGGGGCCACTTCTGGCGCAGCTCAAGGTGGGCGGCATCATGGTGGTGCCCGTGGGCCAATCCGACACGGTGCAGCGCCTGATCCGCGTGACCCGCCTGGAGCGCGGTTTCGACTATGACGAGCTGCGCCCCGTCCGCTTTGTTCCGCTGATCGAGGGGCTGGGGCGCGATACTGCCTGA
- the surE gene encoding 5'/3'-nucleotidase SurE gives MRILITNDDGINAPGLAVLTEMAEALAGPDGEVWCVAPAFEQSGVGHAISYTRPMMVSKMGPRRYAVEGSPADCVLAGLHDVMKEARPDLVLSGVNRGNNAAENAVYSGTLGAAMEAALQGIRAIALSQFYGPANKDLDDTFEASRQHGLSTLQRLLDKGVWTDDDYGIFYNVNFPPVPASGVKGLRAARQGFRRDIGFGVQPHVAPSGRRFLWVTGAPQQEPTSPGSDAAVNLDGYISVTPMRADLTAHDILEPLKAIE, from the coding sequence ATGCGCATACTCATCACCAATGACGATGGAATCAACGCGCCCGGTCTTGCCGTTCTGACTGAAATGGCCGAGGCGTTGGCCGGACCGGATGGTGAGGTCTGGTGCGTCGCGCCCGCCTTCGAGCAATCGGGCGTCGGACACGCCATTTCCTACACCCGCCCCATGATGGTGAGCAAAATGGGCCCGCGCCGCTACGCGGTCGAGGGCAGTCCCGCCGATTGTGTCCTCGCGGGCCTCCACGATGTGATGAAGGAAGCGCGCCCCGATCTGGTTTTGTCGGGTGTCAATCGCGGCAACAACGCCGCCGAGAACGCGGTGTATTCCGGCACCTTGGGCGCCGCGATGGAGGCGGCCCTGCAAGGCATCCGCGCCATCGCGCTCAGCCAATTCTACGGGCCCGCCAACAAGGATCTCGATGACACGTTCGAGGCGTCGCGCCAGCACGGGCTAAGCACGCTGCAGCGCCTATTGGACAAGGGCGTCTGGACGGATGACGATTACGGCATTTTCTACAACGTTAATTTTCCGCCTGTGCCGGCCAGCGGCGTCAAGGGCTTGCGTGCCGCGCGCCAAGGCTTTCGCCGCGATATCGGCTTTGGCGTGCAGCCGCATGTGGCGCCATCGGGGCGCCGGTTTCTCTGGGTCACGGGCGCACCGCAGCAAGAGCCGACCTCGCCCGGATCGGACGCGGCCGTCAATCTGGATGGCTACATCTCGGTCACGCCGATGCGCGCGGATCTGACCGCGCACGACATCCTGGAGCCTTTGAAAGCTATCGAATGA